The following are from one region of the Gemmatimonadales bacterium genome:
- a CDS encoding AAA family ATPase: MPRTIAIANQKGGVGKTTTSVNLAASLAIAERRTLLIDADPQGNATSGVGIDKPALAKSLYDVLINKVPALEVVRPDINLPFLNVLPATQDLVGAELELIGLPGRELILRNALEPLRSEFDYILIDCPPSLGLVTLNVLTAADAVIIPIQCEYYALEGISQLLNTIRLVQQNFNQEIQIDGVLLTMFDNRLNLSRQVVGEAREYFGAKVFRTVIPRNVRLAEAPSFGKPILLYDVQSVGAKSYMSVAQELMKRTDALSNGRTPEGG; this comes from the coding sequence ATGCCTCGTACCATAGCCATTGCTAATCAGAAGGGCGGGGTGGGGAAGACCACCACCTCGGTCAATCTTGCGGCCTCGCTGGCGATCGCCGAGCGGAGGACGTTGCTGATCGATGCCGACCCGCAGGGGAACGCGACGTCGGGTGTCGGTATCGACAAACCGGCGCTGGCCAAGTCGCTCTACGACGTCCTGATCAACAAGGTCCCCGCGCTGGAAGTGGTGCGGCCAGATATCAATCTGCCATTCCTCAATGTCCTGCCGGCAACGCAAGACCTGGTTGGAGCGGAGTTGGAGCTGATCGGGCTCCCCGGCCGCGAGCTCATTCTCCGGAACGCGCTCGAACCGCTGCGGTCTGAATTCGACTACATCCTCATCGATTGTCCCCCGTCCCTGGGTCTGGTCACGCTCAACGTCCTGACCGCTGCCGATGCCGTGATCATCCCGATCCAGTGCGAGTATTACGCGCTCGAAGGGATTTCGCAGCTCCTGAACACGATTCGCCTTGTCCAGCAGAATTTCAACCAGGAGATCCAGATCGACGGGGTCCTCCTGACCATGTTCGACAACCGGCTCAATCTTTCGCGGCAAGTCGTTGGCGAAGCGAGAGAATACTTCGGCGCCAAGGTGTTCCGCACCGTGATCCCCCGAAACGTCAGGCTTGCCGAGGCGCCGTCGTTCGGCAAACCGATCCTGCTATACGACGTACAATCGGTTGGCGCCAAGAGCTATATGTCGGTCGCGCAGGAATTGATGAAACGAACTGACGCGCTCTCGAATGGACGCACACCGGAGGGGGGATGA